The proteins below come from a single Gemmatimonadota bacterium genomic window:
- a CDS encoding serine/threonine protein kinase encodes MAPILERVVELPAGERAAYLDAACKGDLALRADVEGLLTVATGEPLWIDEVAFERFDALLHDVQRAADAPDDDAIGRQIGPFRLLSEIGRGGMGVVYRAERSDAQFRQQVALKLIKRGMDTDFVVRRFRAERQILASLAHPNIARLLDGGTTDDGRPYFVMEYIEGEPIDRYARTHALPLTARLELFLQVCDAVGYAHQQLVVHRDLKPLNILVTPGDVPKLLDFGIARILQDEGEGATGTGVRALTPAYASPGTTGRQ; translated from the coding sequence GTGGCGCCGATACTCGAGCGCGTCGTCGAGCTTCCCGCGGGGGAGCGGGCCGCCTACCTCGACGCCGCGTGCAAAGGAGACCTGGCACTGCGAGCCGACGTCGAAGGACTGCTGACCGTCGCGACCGGCGAGCCGTTGTGGATCGACGAGGTGGCCTTCGAACGTTTCGACGCCCTCCTCCATGACGTGCAGAGAGCGGCCGATGCGCCTGACGACGATGCCATCGGGCGCCAGATCGGCCCCTTCCGCCTGCTGAGCGAGATCGGTCGCGGTGGCATGGGGGTGGTGTACCGGGCCGAGCGGTCGGACGCGCAGTTCCGGCAGCAGGTGGCGCTCAAGCTGATCAAGCGGGGGATGGACACCGACTTCGTGGTGCGCCGATTCCGCGCCGAGCGCCAGATCCTTGCCTCGCTCGCCCATCCCAACATCGCGCGCTTGCTCGATGGTGGGACCACCGACGACGGGCGCCCGTACTTCGTGATGGAGTACATCGAGGGCGAACCCATCGACCGTTACGCCCGGACGCACGCGTTGCCGCTGACGGCGCGCCTGGAGCTGTTCCTGCAGGTGTGCGACGCCGTGGGCTACGCGCACCAGCAGCTCGTGGTGCATCGCGATCTCAAGCCGCTCAACATCCTGGTCACGCCCGGCGACGTCCCCAAGCTCCTCGACTTCGGCATCGCCCGCATCCTGCAGGACGAGGGCGAGGGCGCCACCGGCACCGGCGTGCGGGCCCTTACGCCGGCGTACGCGAGCCCCGGAACAACTGGAAGGCAGTGA
- a CDS encoding OmpA family protein yields the protein MRNVLPRPLPVVAGASRPALTVVAALVRGTGCATLGVSLAVGSVHAQGGSTPRGALPHIPLCAGLTITTAISQANGDYESIKTVRAVTARDVRLTYSSEGMVMEMLDAAPRLQRVNVRRTIARADLDTASLYLQQYSAFTPELVPGTTALGTSSAVLRSLMLRGRADVGIFIPFSGQAVLDRNEHPNVYDNAMVATLHRVAGSPVVVPVIVDDRPVDLPAIRVAGNFFGDSTELFFLDDPANPITLRFRFGIGAITQGDADLSNPLLGKVKAGDDRDVLRVVKISTRCEGGTSASGGASPGTAPPPAGEAGSEELARMEQALLTIGKVEVYQVFFGFNSDTLREESTPTLHTIAAVLARHPDWTLRVDGHTDNIAGDAYNLALSRRRAAAVKRALVTKHAVQDGRLRTDGFGEGRPLDTNDTVEGRARNRRVELVRITP from the coding sequence GTGCGCAACGTCCTCCCTCGTCCCCTGCCGGTCGTGGCCGGCGCCTCGCGTCCCGCGCTCACCGTCGTCGCAGCGCTGGTGCGCGGCACTGGGTGCGCAACGCTCGGTGTGTCGCTCGCCGTTGGTTCAGTCCACGCGCAGGGTGGTTCGACGCCCCGCGGCGCGCTCCCCCACATCCCGCTCTGCGCGGGACTCACCATCACGACGGCCATCAGCCAGGCCAATGGCGACTACGAGTCGATCAAGACCGTGCGCGCGGTGACCGCCCGTGACGTTCGCCTCACCTACTCTTCGGAGGGGATGGTGATGGAGATGCTCGACGCTGCCCCGCGGCTGCAACGCGTGAACGTGCGCCGCACCATCGCGCGTGCCGACCTCGACACCGCCTCGCTGTACCTGCAGCAGTACAGCGCATTCACGCCAGAGCTGGTCCCCGGCACCACGGCACTCGGTACGTCGAGCGCCGTACTGCGCTCGCTCATGCTCCGGGGACGGGCCGACGTGGGGATCTTCATCCCCTTCAGCGGCCAGGCCGTCCTGGACCGGAACGAGCATCCCAACGTGTACGACAACGCGATGGTCGCCACGCTGCATCGGGTTGCCGGCAGCCCGGTCGTGGTCCCGGTGATCGTGGATGACCGTCCGGTCGACCTCCCGGCGATACGTGTCGCCGGGAACTTCTTCGGCGACAGCACCGAACTGTTCTTCCTGGACGACCCAGCCAACCCCATCACGCTGCGCTTCCGCTTCGGTATCGGCGCGATCACGCAGGGCGACGCCGACCTGTCCAATCCCCTGCTCGGCAAGGTCAAGGCTGGCGATGACCGCGACGTGTTGCGCGTGGTAAAGATCTCCACGCGGTGCGAGGGCGGCACATCGGCTTCCGGTGGCGCGAGTCCGGGAACCGCCCCACCGCCGGCGGGTGAAGCGGGGAGCGAGGAGCTTGCGCGCATGGAGCAGGCGCTGCTCACCATCGGCAAGGTGGAGGTCTACCAGGTCTTCTTCGGCTTCAACAGCGACACGTTGCGCGAGGAGTCCACGCCGACGCTGCACACCATCGCGGCGGTGCTGGCTCGGCACCCCGACTGGACGCTACGTGTGGACGGCCACACCGACAACATCGCTGGCGATGCCTACAACCTGGCGCTGTCCCGGCGGCGCGCCGCGGCCGTGAAGCGGGCGCTGGTGACAAAGCACGCCGTGCAGGACGGGCGCCTGCGCACCGATGGCTTCGGCGAAGGGCGCCCGCTCGACACGAACGACACCGTAGAGGGGCGAGCCCGAAACCGTCGCGTGGAGCTGGTGCGGATCACGCCGTGA
- a CDS encoding sigma-70 family RNA polymerase sigma factor, whose protein sequence is MSDGSSHQITDLLLQVREGKSDSLERLLPLVYGELHRIASRRVQGHDQTIGATSLVHEAYLKLFQGAGIDVQTRGHFFAVAATAMRQIIVDRARAHLADKRGGAHRRVTLEDELAATDDQAEQAVALDDALDRLEALDPRLRRVVECRFFGGLTEDETAEAVGVTSRTVRSDWVKARALLGSWLRD, encoded by the coding sequence ATGTCCGACGGCAGTTCGCACCAGATCACTGACCTGCTGTTGCAGGTCCGCGAGGGGAAGTCGGATTCCCTCGAACGGCTGCTCCCGCTGGTGTACGGGGAGCTTCATCGTATCGCCAGCCGCCGGGTGCAAGGGCATGACCAGACCATCGGCGCCACCTCGCTCGTGCACGAGGCCTACCTCAAGCTCTTCCAGGGCGCGGGGATCGATGTGCAAACGCGCGGCCACTTCTTTGCTGTCGCGGCCACGGCAATGCGGCAGATCATCGTGGACCGGGCGCGCGCGCACCTGGCCGACAAGCGCGGCGGCGCGCATCGTCGTGTCACGCTCGAGGACGAGCTGGCCGCGACCGACGACCAGGCCGAGCAGGCGGTCGCGCTCGACGACGCGCTCGACCGGCTGGAGGCGCTGGACCCGCGACTGCGGCGCGTGGTGGAGTGTCGTTTCTTTGGCGGCCTCACCGAGGATGAAACAGCAGAGGCGGTGGGGGTCACCTCGCGCACCGTGCGCTCGGACTGGGTCAAGGCGCGCGCCTTGTTAGGCAGCTGGTTGCGCGACTGA
- a CDS encoding collagen-like protein → MGCIALMALGGFASRAVKAQQSSPPIFACVVPRSGTIYLAVLSGQSATCRSADHTLVQWNTVGPAGAPGASGPQGATGPQGPPGPAGPTTGVPGPAGPQGPSGPKGDAGPPGASGVAGVAGPAGPPGATGSTGPIGPAGPPASLSGSTALSAFEIVTASYSVSGTTGTKSQFTVRCPAGKVAIAGGLSNWYGERSGFVPNPPGTAGGWFVTFPSAFVLSSYNSSAFGGKSAEWVLEIIWPLDHPAAVTIDLSASCVKVN, encoded by the coding sequence GTGGGATGCATCGCACTCATGGCGCTGGGCGGCTTTGCATCGCGAGCCGTGAAGGCGCAGCAGTCGTCCCCTCCGATCTTCGCCTGCGTCGTCCCGCGTTCGGGGACGATTTACCTGGCGGTCCTAAGCGGCCAGTCGGCCACCTGCCGCAGCGCCGATCATACGCTGGTGCAGTGGAACACTGTTGGACCAGCGGGGGCGCCGGGAGCATCCGGTCCGCAAGGAGCGACCGGGCCACAGGGGCCGCCAGGTCCCGCGGGCCCTACAACCGGTGTGCCGGGACCGGCAGGGCCCCAGGGGCCCAGCGGCCCCAAGGGCGATGCCGGTCCGCCTGGGGCAAGCGGCGTGGCGGGCGTGGCCGGTCCTGCCGGGCCGCCAGGAGCAACGGGATCCACCGGACCGATTGGACCGGCGGGCCCGCCTGCGTCGCTCAGCGGCTCGACCGCGCTCTCGGCGTTCGAGATCGTCACCGCGTCGTACTCGGTGTCGGGAACGACGGGGACGAAGTCACAGTTCACGGTCCGGTGTCCGGCGGGAAAGGTCGCGATCGCTGGCGGCTTGTCCAATTGGTATGGGGAGCGAAGCGGTTTCGTCCCGAATCCACCGGGGACCGCCGGCGGCTGGTTCGTCACCTTTCCATCGGCCTTCGTGCTGAGCAGCTACAACAGCTCCGCCTTTGGAGGGAAGTCGGCCGAGTGGGTACTGGAGATCATCTGGCCCCTCGATCACCCGGCAGCGGTGACGATCGACCTGTCCGCCTCCTGCGTGAAGGTGAACTGA